The Spiribacter roseus genome includes the window GCCGCCGCACTCGCGCATGACCACCTCCAGCAGGGGCGCCTCGGCCTGCTCGATCACCATGCGGTGGAGATCGTGACTGGCCTGGCCATCGAGGTCGCGGAAATACGCCGTCACCGTCTCATGCACACAGGCACGGATCGGGCCGACGCTGGCGCCCCCGGGGGCGGATTCGTCTTCCATGGCATGAATCCTTCGCGGAAAACCCGAAATCATAACGGCAACACCCCCACCATTAAACCGCTCGCCGCCGACCATCCAGCCGCGCCCATTCATCGGCCCGTATCACCGGCTCGAAATGACAGGCCGGCTCATACGCGGCGCGCACCGCATCGGCCTGGGTTTCAAGCAGTCCGGCCAGCGTCAGCCGGCTCCCCACAGCCAGCGCATCGATCAGCCGTGGCGCCAGCGACTGCAGAATACCCGCCAGGATATTGGCCAGCACACGGTCCGCCACCGGCAGCGCCGCCGCCGGCCCGAGCACCTCAAGCCGATCCTCCACCCCGTTGCGCCGGGCGTTGTCCCGGGTGGCCGTCAGCGCCTGCGGATCATTATCCACCGCCACCACCCGCCGGGCGCCCAGACGCAGCGCGGCAATGGCCAGCAGCCCCGATCCACAGCCATAGTCGATCACCGTCTCGTCCAACGGCGGATCGGCGGCCAGTGCCTCCAGGCACAGGGCGGTGCTCGGGTGCGTGCCTGTCCCGAACGCCAGCCCCGGATCGAGCCGGATATTGACCGCTTCGGGCACCGGCGGCTCGAGCCCGCCGGGCACCACCCAGAGTCTCCCGCCAAAGCACTGCGGCTGGAAGTGCTCGAGCCAGGCGCGCTCCCAGGCCTGATCGGCGATCTCGGCGGTGCGCCAGCCCGACGGATCCCCGCCGAGGGCCTCGGCCAGCGCCGCGCGCACCGCATCGACATCGCTGTCCGCGGGGAACAGTGCCTCCACCCGCAGCCAGTCCCAGAGCCGGGTCTCGCCCGGCGGCGGTTCAAGCACCGCCGCGCTGCCCGGTGCCTCGGCCCAGGTGATCGCCTCGGCCCCGGCCGCCTCGAGCACCGCCTCGAGCGACTCCG containing:
- a CDS encoding helix-turn-helix domain-containing protein → MEDESAPGGASVGPIRACVHETVTAYFRDLDGQASHDLHRMVIEQAEAPLLEVVMRECGGNQTRAADALGINRGTLRKKLRHYGLED
- the prmA gene encoding 50S ribosomal protein L11 methyltransferase; the encoded protein is MSARQVAFEVTADQAESLEAVLEAAGAEAITWAEAPGSAAVLEPPPGETRLWDWLRVEALFPADSDVDAVRAALAEALGGDPSGWRTAEIADQAWERAWLEHFQPQCFGGRLWVVPGGLEPPVPEAVNIRLDPGLAFGTGTHPSTALCLEALAADPPLDETVIDYGCGSGLLAIAALRLGARRVVAVDNDPQALTATRDNARRNGVEDRLEVLGPAAALPVADRVLANILAGILQSLAPRLIDALAVGSRLTLAGLLETQADAVRAAYEPACHFEPVIRADEWARLDGRRRAV